The Acetomicrobium flavidum genome window below encodes:
- a CDS encoding calcium-translocating P-type ATPase, PMCA-type → MEELVQLKDFHDLTEEELLSKLNSSGEYGLSQQEAQRRLQIYGPNELAEEEKVPWWKFFIRQFKGPMVYVLAAAALISLVMGEKLDAGAILIVILINATIGFFTEYRAEKALQALKSMVVRQVKVLRDGEVRLVASEELVPGDIVLLEAGDVVPADGRLLEAYLMAVDESPLTGESVPVDKFVKTLPKDTLLPDRTNCLYAGTAVVRGSGKALICATGLNTELGRISKMLQTVEKQEVPLEARLAKFTHFLIKLVLAIVVATVALGVLEGNKLLPMLQTGIALAVAAIPEGLPFVATMTLALGVHRMAKLNALVRNLASVETLGSTSVICTDKTGTITVNKMTVREHVPASDEARELMFKVAVLCNNATINGENSIGDPMEIALLKWASDNGYNPTQIREQYHRLKEDPFDSTTMRMATYHEEWVAVKGAPERLLDDCKFIYDEGGLRPLSLDIRNRWQENVERLASMGMRTLAFAFGKSLDELAFLGVVGIMDPPREEVREAVASCREAGIHVIMITGDHVTTAVAIAKEVGIINQDKFEALEGRQIAEMSEEEIAKRAREVAVVARVFPEHKFKIVKGLQKAGEVVAMTGDGVNDAVALKQADVGIAMGIQGTEVSKEAADIILEDDRFATIVNAIAEGRRIFDNIRKAVMYLLCCNLSEVLIVFGGILLRLPAILLPLQILWINLVTDVIPALALSLDPAEADTMKRPPKRKDEDILTKAYQVKVGIFGTVMFLGVLGITVYVLKCLGFSPLKATEISFHSLVLAQLFFVFNVREASFLRRPSDLLNNPFLFFGVLASILLQVSITYIPIFQKVLRIVPLSLNEWGIVLIGALIPTTILQLYKLIRGE, encoded by the coding sequence TTGGAAGAATTGGTACAGTTGAAAGACTTTCACGACCTGACGGAGGAAGAGCTTTTATCGAAACTTAATTCATCGGGCGAGTATGGTTTATCGCAACAGGAAGCCCAAAGGCGTCTGCAAATTTATGGTCCAAACGAGCTGGCAGAGGAAGAAAAAGTCCCATGGTGGAAGTTTTTTATAAGACAATTTAAAGGCCCAATGGTCTACGTCTTGGCCGCTGCAGCCTTGATAAGCCTAGTTATGGGCGAAAAGCTGGATGCCGGAGCTATACTGATCGTAATACTGATCAACGCGACAATAGGCTTTTTCACCGAGTATCGCGCCGAAAAGGCTTTGCAGGCGCTTAAATCCATGGTTGTCCGGCAGGTCAAGGTGCTTAGGGATGGGGAAGTCCGCTTGGTGGCATCTGAGGAGCTAGTGCCGGGTGATATAGTGTTGCTTGAAGCGGGCGATGTAGTCCCGGCTGATGGCAGGCTCCTTGAAGCATATTTGATGGCAGTGGATGAGTCGCCATTAACGGGGGAATCGGTCCCGGTGGACAAATTTGTAAAGACATTGCCCAAAGACACCCTTCTGCCTGACAGGACGAATTGCCTCTATGCGGGAACGGCGGTAGTGCGTGGAAGCGGAAAAGCTCTGATATGCGCTACAGGACTTAATACCGAGCTTGGCCGCATAAGCAAGATGCTTCAAACGGTGGAAAAACAAGAGGTCCCGTTGGAGGCGCGCCTTGCCAAATTTACCCATTTCCTGATAAAGCTTGTGTTAGCTATCGTGGTGGCCACGGTTGCATTGGGCGTATTGGAGGGCAACAAACTTTTGCCAATGCTTCAGACTGGAATAGCGCTGGCCGTAGCTGCCATCCCGGAGGGGCTTCCCTTTGTTGCGACCATGACGTTAGCCCTAGGGGTTCACAGGATGGCAAAGCTCAATGCCCTGGTGAGAAACCTGGCATCGGTGGAAACACTAGGAAGCACGTCCGTGATATGTACGGATAAGACCGGAACGATCACAGTAAATAAGATGACCGTCAGGGAGCATGTGCCAGCCAGCGATGAGGCAAGAGAGCTCATGTTTAAAGTCGCTGTCTTATGCAACAATGCCACGATTAACGGTGAAAATAGCATAGGCGATCCCATGGAGATCGCACTGCTTAAATGGGCCAGCGATAACGGCTACAATCCGACTCAAATAAGAGAACAGTATCACAGGTTAAAAGAAGATCCCTTCGATTCCACGACCATGCGCATGGCTACTTATCATGAAGAATGGGTGGCCGTGAAAGGGGCGCCCGAACGTTTACTTGATGACTGTAAATTCATCTATGATGAAGGCGGGTTACGGCCGCTTTCCTTGGATATTCGCAATAGATGGCAGGAAAACGTGGAAAGACTGGCCAGCATGGGCATGAGAACCCTTGCATTTGCCTTCGGTAAGTCGCTAGATGAACTGGCCTTTTTGGGAGTTGTGGGGATCATGGATCCTCCCCGCGAAGAAGTAAGGGAGGCCGTTGCATCCTGTCGCGAGGCCGGTATCCACGTCATAATGATAACAGGCGATCACGTAACGACTGCCGTGGCCATTGCAAAAGAGGTCGGCATAATAAACCAAGATAAGTTTGAGGCACTAGAGGGCAGACAGATCGCCGAGATGAGCGAGGAGGAAATAGCCAAGCGAGCTAGGGAAGTCGCCGTCGTTGCAAGGGTGTTTCCCGAACACAAGTTCAAAATAGTTAAAGGTCTTCAAAAGGCAGGCGAAGTTGTGGCAATGACGGGCGACGGAGTAAACGATGCCGTAGCCTTAAAGCAAGCAGACGTGGGAATAGCCATGGGAATTCAGGGTACCGAGGTCAGCAAGGAGGCTGCTGATATTATCCTTGAAGATGACAGATTTGCCACCATAGTAAATGCCATTGCCGAGGGCCGCAGGATATTTGACAACATCAGGAAAGCAGTAATGTACCTCCTATGCTGCAATTTAAGCGAGGTTCTCATCGTATTTGGCGGGATATTGCTTAGGTTGCCGGCTATCCTCCTTCCCCTTCAAATACTTTGGATAAACCTTGTGACTGATGTAATACCGGCGTTGGCGCTGTCTCTTGATCCTGCCGAGGCTGACACCATGAAAAGACCTCCCAAGAGGAAGGACGAGGACATCCTGACGAAGGCTTATCAGGTAAAGGTTGGTATTTTTGGAACAGTGATGTTTTTGGGTGTCCTTGGTATAACAGTGTATGTCTTAAAGTGCTTGGGATTTTCTCCGCTTAAGGCTACGGAGATAAGCTTTCACAGTTTGGTTTTAGCTCAATTGTTCTTCGTCTTCAACGTAAGGGAGGCCAGCTTTTTGAGGCGACCTTCTGACCTTTTGAACAACCCGTTTCTTTTCTTCGGAGTGCTTGCATCGATCCTGCTTCAGGTGAGCATTACCTATATTCCTATATTTCAAAAGGTCTTGAGGATAGTCCCGCTGTCGTTAAACGAATGGGGGATTGTATTGATCGGAGCTCTGATTCCAACAACCATCTTGCAGTTGTATAAATTGATTAGAGGCGAGTGA
- the cobO gene encoding cob(I)yrinic acid a,c-diamide adenosyltransferase, whose translation MSLFERGLIHVYTGNGKGKTTAAMGLIVRCVGHGGKVAMVQFMKGWPFYGEIKGLSYLPGVDLFRTGGDKCFRKGEHTEADLKEAQRGLAIARDCVTDPKYDLVVLDEINVAVDFGLLSLSDVLNLIGIKLPTIELVLTGRHAPRELIEIADLVTEMVEVKHPYQRDIMARKGIEY comes from the coding sequence ATGTCTTTATTTGAAAGAGGTTTAATTCATGTATATACTGGTAACGGTAAGGGGAAAACTACCGCAGCTATGGGATTGATAGTCAGGTGCGTAGGCCATGGAGGGAAGGTTGCCATGGTCCAATTTATGAAGGGCTGGCCCTTTTACGGCGAGATAAAAGGGCTAAGCTATCTTCCTGGTGTGGATTTATTCAGGACGGGGGGCGATAAATGCTTCAGAAAGGGCGAGCATACAGAGGCTGACTTAAAGGAAGCCCAAAGAGGCCTAGCAATCGCCAGAGATTGCGTTACAGACCCAAAATACGATCTGGTCGTATTGGATGAGATAAACGTTGCCGTCGATTTCGGTTTGCTCTCCCTATCGGATGTGCTAAACTTGATCGGCATAAAGTTGCCGACCATAGAACTAGTGTTGACGGGACGGCACGCTCCTAGGGAATTGATCGAGATAGCCGATCTGGTGACGGAGATGGTAGAAGTCAAGCATCCGTATCAAAGGGATATCATGGCAAGAAAGGGCATAGAATACTAA
- the hypF gene encoding carbamoyltransferase HypF, producing the protein MSIVIRKVLLVKGIVQGVGFRPFCAKLAKELKLGGSVQNNSSGVLIELCGSNENIDEFSKKLLDEAPPLAMIQTIEIISEEKLLGPIGEFTIKASERQEMQLVLIPPDIATCDDCLQEMRDPNDKRYRYPFINCTNCGPRYTIIKELPYDRTKTTMACFPMCDDCSSEYNDVTDRRYHAQPNACPECGPTLWLCDARGKKLASNDEAIALAKAHLKAGRILAVKGIGGYHLACDPRNDEAVRALRARKKRPDKPFALMAKDFKAAEKVVLLNGMARKLLASPRRPIVVCPKAKGCGPLLSAYVAPNIDTYGVMLPYTPIQHLLLEDEDLDLLIMTSANLSDEPLVAGNREALQKLASITDYYLMHDRDIYVKIDDSVIAMAGNTPIFTRRARGYVPQPYISKDVLPPIFGAGGEMKSTFSVSHDHYIFTSQYLGDLKEVASIALYEHVMDMFLSLYEISPLFLVHDKHPMYLSTKIAKDKLPEVKDSLAVQHHHAHLAACLWDNDFQGEAMGLILDGTGFGDDGNIWGGEILVGNAKSFIRWGHLLEAPLPGGDKAVLEPWRFALSILLKTFGLDKSMELADKFWPDRKRTSEALIRNMNIYVKTSSAGRLFDAAASLLGLRDAVTYDAQAAIELEALAKGRECAPFRLERENGHLILDWRPAIEWLIMGLMGGKRKERLAAGFHDGFAAALAQACKDISLETRIRHVALSGGVWQNKRLLNVTCALLRRAGLEPLVHKNTSPNDECISLGQIAIGIERWSK; encoded by the coding sequence ATGTCAATAGTGATTCGAAAAGTCTTACTCGTCAAAGGCATCGTTCAAGGTGTTGGCTTTAGGCCTTTTTGCGCCAAGCTTGCGAAGGAGTTAAAGCTTGGCGGAAGCGTACAGAACAACTCATCAGGAGTCTTGATCGAACTTTGCGGCAGCAATGAAAACATAGACGAGTTCTCAAAGAAGCTGCTTGATGAAGCTCCCCCCCTCGCGATGATCCAGACAATAGAGATCATTAGCGAGGAAAAACTGTTAGGGCCAATAGGGGAATTTACAATAAAGGCAAGCGAAAGGCAGGAAATGCAGCTGGTATTGATACCGCCGGATATCGCAACTTGCGATGATTGCCTGCAGGAGATGAGAGACCCCAATGACAAAAGGTATCGTTATCCCTTCATCAACTGCACAAATTGCGGTCCAAGGTACACAATTATCAAGGAGTTGCCCTATGACAGGACAAAGACCACCATGGCATGCTTTCCCATGTGCGATGATTGCAGTAGCGAATACAACGACGTGACCGACCGGCGCTATCACGCCCAACCGAACGCATGTCCAGAGTGTGGGCCCACATTATGGCTCTGCGATGCTCGCGGGAAGAAGCTGGCATCGAACGATGAAGCCATAGCGTTGGCCAAGGCGCATCTCAAGGCAGGTCGTATTCTAGCGGTAAAGGGAATCGGCGGATACCACTTAGCCTGCGATCCGAGAAACGATGAAGCCGTAAGGGCTCTTAGAGCTCGAAAAAAAAGACCGGACAAACCCTTTGCTCTAATGGCCAAAGATTTTAAGGCAGCCGAAAAGGTCGTGTTGCTCAACGGCATGGCAAGAAAGCTTTTAGCTTCGCCAAGAAGGCCAATCGTGGTTTGTCCCAAAGCAAAGGGATGCGGCCCTTTGCTATCGGCTTATGTAGCCCCAAATATAGATACTTACGGAGTCATGTTGCCCTATACGCCCATACAACATCTGCTGCTGGAAGACGAAGACCTGGATTTGCTAATCATGACGAGCGCCAATTTGTCCGATGAGCCATTGGTTGCCGGAAATAGGGAAGCCCTTCAAAAGCTTGCGTCTATAACTGATTATTATCTTATGCATGACCGCGATATCTACGTCAAGATAGACGACTCAGTCATAGCCATGGCCGGCAATACGCCCATCTTCACGAGAAGGGCAAGGGGGTATGTGCCCCAACCTTACATCTCAAAAGACGTGCTACCGCCTATTTTTGGTGCTGGCGGAGAGATGAAGTCGACCTTTTCCGTATCTCACGATCACTATATATTTACAAGCCAATACCTGGGCGATTTAAAGGAAGTGGCAAGCATTGCCTTGTATGAGCATGTCATGGATATGTTTTTGTCGCTTTATGAAATTTCTCCCCTGTTCTTAGTGCACGACAAGCACCCTATGTATCTGTCGACGAAGATAGCAAAAGATAAATTGCCTGAGGTAAAAGACAGCCTTGCAGTCCAACACCATCATGCCCACCTGGCTGCCTGCCTTTGGGATAACGATTTCCAAGGAGAGGCCATGGGCTTAATCTTAGACGGTACTGGCTTCGGCGACGACGGCAACATCTGGGGAGGAGAAATACTGGTAGGCAATGCCAAGAGCTTTATCAGATGGGGACACCTTTTGGAAGCGCCGCTTCCCGGAGGAGATAAGGCAGTCTTGGAACCTTGGCGTTTTGCACTTTCAATATTGCTTAAAACTTTTGGGCTTGATAAATCTATGGAACTGGCCGATAAATTTTGGCCTGACCGTAAAAGGACGTCAGAAGCCCTGATCAGAAATATGAATATTTACGTAAAAACCTCGTCTGCCGGAAGGCTCTTTGATGCCGCCGCTTCTTTGCTCGGACTACGGGATGCCGTAACCTACGATGCGCAGGCCGCCATAGAGCTGGAAGCCCTAGCAAAGGGAAGGGAATGTGCGCCTTTTCGGTTAGAACGCGAAAACGGCCATCTCATTCTGGATTGGCGTCCTGCCATAGAATGGCTGATTATGGGGCTAATGGGCGGCAAAAGGAAAGAGCGGCTGGCTGCCGGCTTTCATGACGGCTTCGCTGCAGCGCTAGCCCAAGCTTGCAAGGACATATCCCTTGAAACGAGAATCCGCCACGTGGCACTTTCCGGAGGAGTATGGCAAAACAAGAGGCTGCTAAACGTCACCTGTGCGCTTTTGCGAAGGGCCGGCTTAGAGCCTCTCGTGCACAAAAATACCTCACCAAACGACGAATGCATATCATTGGGTCAAATAGCAATCGGCATAGAGCGTTGGTCCAAATAA
- a CDS encoding cold-shock protein, producing MLGTVKWFNATKGYGFITSEDGKDVFVHYSAIDMKGFKTLEEGDKVEFEVVEGAKGPQAAHVKRV from the coding sequence ATGTTAGGTACTGTTAAGTGGTTTAATGCAACGAAGGGCTATGGTTTCATTACTTCGGAAGATGGCAAAGACGTCTTTGTGCATTATTCAGCTATTGATATGAAGGGCTTTAAGACGCTTGAGGAAGGCGACAAGGTGGAATTTGAAGTCGTCGAAGGGGCGAAGGGGCCACAGGCAGCTCACGTAAAGCGCGTTTAA
- the guaB gene encoding IMP dehydrogenase, whose translation MEFSDRFVSYEGFTFDDVLLEPRYSEVIPSQVCVKSFFTNQIELNIPICSAAMDTVTDGRLAIAIAREGGIGVIHRNMTPEAQAEEVDKAKRSESGVIVDPFYLHPDDTLRDAVALMEHYHISGVPIVDADMKLVGIITNRDLRFITDYDQPIRDVMTKENLIVSSVGTTLEDAKAILMKHKVEKLPIVDNEGHLKGLITIKDIIKAKEFPNAAKDPRGRLRVAAAMGVGADALSRADQLVAAGVDAIVVDTAHGHSKLVLDTIRKLKEKYGDLPIVGGNIATEEGARALIDAGADAVKVGVGPGSICTTRVIAGIGVPQIAAIMNAAKVAKPRGVKVIADGGIRYSGDITKAIAAGADVVMIGSLFAGTEESPGEEVIYRGRSFKSYRGMGSLAAMKEGKSRDRYFQEGVTEEKLVPEGIEGLVPYKGPLSSLIYQLVGGLKAGMGYVGARDIKALQENARFVKITAASVKESHPHDVVVTKEAPNYWME comes from the coding sequence ATGGAATTCTCAGACAGATTTGTCTCTTACGAAGGATTTACCTTCGATGATGTGTTGCTGGAACCACGTTACAGCGAAGTAATACCTTCTCAGGTCTGCGTGAAGAGCTTCTTTACCAACCAAATAGAGCTAAACATTCCCATATGCAGTGCCGCTATGGACACGGTAACAGATGGACGCTTGGCAATAGCAATTGCCAGGGAAGGGGGCATAGGCGTTATCCACAGAAACATGACACCGGAGGCTCAGGCCGAGGAGGTAGACAAGGCCAAACGCAGCGAATCTGGCGTCATCGTGGACCCCTTTTACTTGCATCCCGATGATACCCTGCGTGATGCCGTTGCCTTGATGGAGCATTATCATATATCGGGGGTGCCCATAGTTGATGCCGATATGAAGTTGGTGGGGATAATAACCAATAGAGATCTACGCTTCATAACCGACTATGACCAACCCATAAGGGATGTGATGACAAAGGAAAACCTCATAGTTTCATCCGTTGGCACAACCTTGGAGGACGCGAAGGCCATATTGATGAAACACAAGGTCGAAAAGCTGCCCATCGTCGATAACGAAGGTCACCTAAAGGGATTAATCACAATTAAGGACATCATAAAAGCCAAGGAGTTTCCGAATGCCGCCAAGGACCCAAGGGGAAGGTTGCGCGTTGCCGCTGCTATGGGCGTTGGGGCAGATGCCTTATCGAGAGCCGATCAACTGGTTGCGGCAGGCGTCGACGCCATCGTGGTAGATACCGCCCATGGCCATTCAAAGCTTGTCTTGGATACTATACGCAAGCTTAAGGAGAAATACGGCGATTTGCCGATAGTTGGCGGCAACATAGCGACAGAAGAGGGGGCACGAGCCCTAATAGATGCTGGCGCTGATGCCGTGAAGGTGGGAGTAGGACCCGGATCAATATGCACGACACGAGTTATAGCTGGCATTGGGGTGCCTCAAATTGCTGCGATAATGAATGCAGCCAAGGTCGCCAAACCCAGGGGGGTCAAGGTCATAGCGGATGGCGGAATCAGGTACTCGGGAGACATAACCAAGGCAATAGCAGCAGGAGCAGATGTCGTGATGATAGGTTCGCTCTTTGCCGGTACCGAGGAAAGTCCAGGGGAAGAAGTGATATATAGAGGCAGATCGTTTAAAAGCTACAGAGGTATGGGATCGCTGGCGGCTATGAAGGAGGGCAAGAGTAGGGATAGATATTTTCAGGAAGGAGTTACGGAGGAAAAGCTGGTTCCAGAGGGCATAGAGGGCTTAGTGCCCTATAAAGGCCCATTGTCGTCCCTGATATATCAATTGGTGGGAGGACTAAAGGCTGGAATGGGCTATGTGGGAGCCAGGGATATAAAGGCCCTGCAGGAGAATGCCCGTTTCGTCAAGATAACTGCGGCCTCCGTAAAGGAAAGCCATCCTCATGACGTCGTGGTCACCAAAGAAGCCCCTAACTATTGGATGGAGTAG
- the gltX gene encoding glutamate--tRNA ligase, with protein MRVRTRFAPSPTGNLHIGGARTALFNWIWAKKWKGSFVLRIEDTDKERSSMQFEESIKNDLLWLGLNWDEGPDVGGPYGPYRQSDRFGIYYDVLEKLKDLGCVYPCYCTVEELESERENQLAKGLPPKYSGKCRNLSDEERKKLEEAGRLPSWRFKVPQKPGKVEFYDEVHKHYALSYREVGDFILVRSDGIPTYIFAAVVDDHYMQITHVIRGDEHLPNTVRQVLLYQALSWDPPSFAHIPMILSREGRKLSKREGAEGISELREKGYLPEAVRAYLATLSWAVEGEDFLFDPDAMAQAFDLCSISRSSPIHDENRLRWWGNKALKQKDALWLAERLMAIARERDLKPSCSSTTLASLLPEALSDQATIIEVFDSLIWLFMRPQKSDEMPLWMEELAKELSGVGRWDKEEIERVLKAFQRKLGIKAKEFFHPIRMAITGSHWGPPLPLVMEVLGKEEVLFRLKQEN; from the coding sequence ATGCGCGTTAGAACTCGTTTCGCTCCGTCGCCCACGGGCAATCTGCATATAGGCGGTGCCAGAACTGCTTTATTTAATTGGATATGGGCGAAAAAATGGAAGGGAAGTTTTGTGCTTCGCATAGAGGACACCGATAAAGAAAGGTCCTCTATGCAGTTCGAGGAATCGATAAAAAATGACCTATTGTGGCTGGGCCTTAATTGGGACGAAGGCCCTGATGTGGGAGGCCCTTATGGTCCGTATAGGCAAAGTGACAGATTTGGCATATATTATGATGTCCTTGAGAAGTTAAAAGATCTGGGTTGTGTTTATCCTTGTTATTGTACCGTAGAAGAACTGGAAAGCGAAAGGGAAAATCAGTTGGCCAAAGGTTTACCGCCGAAATATTCAGGAAAGTGCAGAAACCTGTCTGATGAAGAGCGAAAAAAACTCGAAGAGGCTGGCAGGCTCCCTTCTTGGCGATTTAAGGTCCCACAAAAACCTGGCAAAGTGGAGTTCTACGACGAGGTACATAAACACTACGCGCTTTCCTACAGAGAAGTTGGTGACTTTATATTAGTTCGTTCCGATGGCATTCCCACTTATATTTTTGCTGCGGTGGTAGATGATCACTATATGCAAATTACACACGTGATCCGCGGCGACGAACATCTCCCGAACACGGTCAGGCAAGTCCTGTTATATCAGGCTCTTTCGTGGGATCCCCCTTCATTTGCCCATATACCCATGATCCTTTCGAGGGAGGGCAGGAAGCTAAGCAAAAGAGAAGGAGCCGAGGGCATAAGCGAGTTGAGGGAAAAGGGCTATTTGCCTGAAGCGGTGAGGGCTTATCTGGCGACGTTGAGTTGGGCCGTCGAAGGAGAGGACTTCTTGTTTGACCCTGATGCTATGGCACAGGCATTCGACCTTTGCAGCATATCGAGATCTTCTCCAATACATGATGAAAATAGACTGAGATGGTGGGGCAATAAGGCCCTAAAACAAAAAGATGCCCTTTGGCTCGCGGAAAGGCTAATGGCAATAGCAAGGGAAAGGGACCTTAAGCCTTCGTGTTCGAGCACAACTTTAGCCTCATTATTGCCTGAGGCCTTATCCGACCAAGCCACAATTATTGAGGTGTTTGATAGTCTGATCTGGCTTTTTATGAGGCCACAGAAATCCGATGAGATGCCTTTGTGGATGGAAGAGCTTGCCAAAGAGCTCAGCGGGGTAGGTAGATGGGATAAAGAGGAGATAGAAAGGGTTTTAAAGGCCTTTCAAAGAAAACTTGGCATTAAGGCAAAGGAGTTCTTCCATCCTATTCGTATGGCTATAACCGGAAGCCATTGGGGCCCACCTCTGCCACTCGTCATGGAGGTCTTGGGAAAAGAGGAGGTCTTGTTCAGATTAAAGCAGGAAAACTAA
- a CDS encoding septal ring lytic transglycosylase RlpA family protein has product MRKANGRSILFAVMIAIVLLLSKKANASRPYPWIHDSGAKIELHVGERVIASVPKEKVDIVLSCLNKLEKIFGQQRKSYDYYIKKCDNGTFVISYRNREDILTITPDLAKFHKSTPMILAGLWLTNIYEAHYGTWDVDKEGAPDDVIATWYGGPRWNGNRMANGETFYDWQLTAACNDVPLNSMVRLSNPGNKKSVIVKVTDRCGKDGMVDMSKLAADLLDVTRRGISKVKMEILYAPSH; this is encoded by the coding sequence GTGAGAAAGGCAAATGGAAGGTCGATTTTGTTCGCCGTCATGATTGCCATAGTCCTTCTCTTATCAAAAAAGGCCAATGCGTCTCGACCCTATCCTTGGATCCATGACTCGGGAGCTAAAATTGAACTACATGTCGGCGAAAGGGTTATAGCTTCGGTACCCAAAGAAAAGGTGGACATCGTGTTATCATGTCTAAATAAATTGGAAAAGATTTTTGGGCAACAGCGAAAAAGTTACGACTACTATATCAAGAAATGCGATAACGGAACCTTTGTAATATCCTACAGAAACCGAGAGGACATCTTGACGATAACCCCCGATTTGGCCAAGTTTCACAAAAGCACGCCCATGATACTGGCAGGACTTTGGCTTACCAATATCTATGAAGCCCACTACGGAACATGGGATGTCGACAAAGAAGGTGCCCCCGACGACGTAATTGCCACTTGGTACGGAGGGCCAAGATGGAACGGAAACAGAATGGCCAACGGGGAGACTTTTTACGACTGGCAGCTAACTGCAGCGTGCAATGACGTTCCCCTGAACTCAATGGTGAGGCTATCAAACCCAGGCAATAAAAAAAGCGTTATCGTCAAGGTGACAGATCGATGCGGGAAGGATGGCATGGTTGACATGTCAAAGCTAGCCGCTGACTTGTTGGACGTCACTCGCAGGGGTATATCCAAGGTCAAGATGGAAATATTGTACGCACCAAGCCATTAA